In one window of Thunnus thynnus chromosome 23, fThuThy2.1, whole genome shotgun sequence DNA:
- the cdkn1d gene encoding cyclin-dependent kinase inhibitor 1D isoform X1, translated as MITGDMEMASSSTATAGPAMSSDSELSRLGGIEALKLKVGPVRRNLFGPVDHQQLQHDFQRLLCMSVEVANKRWNFDFQSDVPGQASNIEWEELRCQDVPTFYRSCTVRPVARPGGGAAKGKRRMSSSSGEGSPISSSSSGSGDEYLEVTTRGCYRIQRLGKHRQASITDFFKVKKRKLLHYKASSRQ; from the exons GGACATGGAGATGGCCTCTTcatcaacagcaacagcaggacCAGCTATGTCGTCTGACTCGGAGCTTTCTCGACTCGGGGGCATCGAGGCCTTGAAGCTGAAGGTGGGGCCGGTGCGGAGGAATCTCTTCGGGCCCGTGGAccaccagcagctgcagcacgaCTTCCAGCGGCTGCTCTGCATGAGCGTGGAGGTGGCCAACAAGCGTTGGAACTTCGATTTCCAGAGCGACGTGCCGGGACAGGCCTCCAACATCGAGTGGGAGGAACTCAGGTGCCAGGATGTGCCAACGTTTTACCGCAGCTGCACGGTGAGGCCAGTGGCGCGGCCTGGAGGCGGGGCGGCGAAGGGCAAGAGGCGGATGTCATCTTCGTCAGGCGAGGGTTCGCCAATTTCTAGCAGCTCGTCAGGGTCCGGGGATGAGTACCTGGAGGTGACCACAAGGGGGTGCTACAGGATCCAACGGCTGGGAAAACATAGACAGGCTTCCATCACAG ATTTCTTCaaggtgaagaagaggaagcttCTCCACTACAAAGCATCCTCTCGGCAGTAG
- the cdkn1d gene encoding cyclin-dependent kinase inhibitor 1D isoform X2 translates to MEMASSSTATAGPAMSSDSELSRLGGIEALKLKVGPVRRNLFGPVDHQQLQHDFQRLLCMSVEVANKRWNFDFQSDVPGQASNIEWEELRCQDVPTFYRSCTVRPVARPGGGAAKGKRRMSSSSGEGSPISSSSSGSGDEYLEVTTRGCYRIQRLGKHRQASITDFFKVKKRKLLHYKASSRQ, encoded by the exons ATGGAGATGGCCTCTTcatcaacagcaacagcaggacCAGCTATGTCGTCTGACTCGGAGCTTTCTCGACTCGGGGGCATCGAGGCCTTGAAGCTGAAGGTGGGGCCGGTGCGGAGGAATCTCTTCGGGCCCGTGGAccaccagcagctgcagcacgaCTTCCAGCGGCTGCTCTGCATGAGCGTGGAGGTGGCCAACAAGCGTTGGAACTTCGATTTCCAGAGCGACGTGCCGGGACAGGCCTCCAACATCGAGTGGGAGGAACTCAGGTGCCAGGATGTGCCAACGTTTTACCGCAGCTGCACGGTGAGGCCAGTGGCGCGGCCTGGAGGCGGGGCGGCGAAGGGCAAGAGGCGGATGTCATCTTCGTCAGGCGAGGGTTCGCCAATTTCTAGCAGCTCGTCAGGGTCCGGGGATGAGTACCTGGAGGTGACCACAAGGGGGTGCTACAGGATCCAACGGCTGGGAAAACATAGACAGGCTTCCATCACAG ATTTCTTCaaggtgaagaagaggaagcttCTCCACTACAAAGCATCCTCTCGGCAGTAG